From the Sphingomonas brevis genome, the window ACCATTGCGGCAGCGGCCAGCGCTAGCGCCAGCTTTCCGCCATTCATGGTCTCCCTGTTCGACACGTGACACAGACTCCTGTTCCATTCTGGATATAGGCTTTCGAACCTGTCGGTTCCATGACTAGAATCGATTCCGGGACGCCCTGTTGCCCGGAGTCCACAAAATACCGGAAATTACCCGGTGATTCTGTCGCTTGCCGAGACGGCGGCAGCATCTATAACGCCACCTAAGCCCCGTCATATCTGCAAAGAGAGTCCTATGTCCCGCCTGACCCTTCCTGTTGTTGCCATGATTGCCGTCGGCGTCGTCCTGCCGGGCTGTTCGAAGAACAAGGACCTGCCGATCGAGCTTGCGCCGTCGCGGATGACCAGCATCGGGGTGAACAGCTATTTGTGGCGCGCGGCGGTCGACACCTTGTCGTTTGCACCGCTGATCACGGCCGACAGCAATGGTGGCGTGATCGTCACCGACTGGTACGCCAACCCCAATACGCCGGGCGAGCGGGTCAAGCTGACCGTGTCGATCATCGACCAGGACCTTCGCGCCGACGCGCTGCGGGTCGCCGCCAGCCGCCAGGTCAACCAGGGCGGCGTGTGGGTGGATGCGCCGGTTTCCGCCGCGACCGTCCAGAAGCTTGAGGACATTATCCTTACTCGCGCCCGCGACCTTCGCCGCACCACCGTTAGCGGCTAGGAAGCGCCTAGCCGATGACCGACCGCTTCGACCCGGCGGTTGCCGACCGGCGCTGGCAGCAGCGCTGGGCGGAAGCCGGCAGCTTTCATGCCGACAGCGATTCGGCCAAGCCCAAGGCCTATGTGCTGGAGATGTTCCCCTATCCGTCGGGGCGCATCCACATGGGCCATGTCCGCAACTATACGATGGGCGACGTGCTGGCCCGCTTCCGCCGGATGCAGGGTTTCGAGGTGCTCCACCCAATGGGGTGGGATGCGTTCGGAATGCCGGCCGAAAATGCGGCCATGGAGAAAAAGGTTCATCCCGGCAGCTGGACGAGAGCGAACATCGCGGCGATGCGCGAGCAGCTGCAGCGCATTGGCTTCGCCCTCGACTGGAGCCGCGAACTCGCAACCTGCGAGCCCGACTACTACGGTCATGAGCAGGCCCTGTTCCTGGACCTGATGGATGCCGGTCTCGTCACCCGCAAGGAGAGCGAGGTCAATTGGGATCCGGTCGACATGACCGTTCTGGCCAATGAGCAGGTGATCGACGGCAAGGGCTGGCGGTCGGGAGCGACGGTTGAGCGCAAGAAGTTGAGCCAATGGTTCCTCAAGATCACCGACTTCACCGAGGAACTGCTCGAAGGGCTTAACGAGCTCGACCAATGGCCGGACAAAGTCCGGCTGATGCAACAGAACTGGATCGGCAAGAGCCAGGGCCTGCAATTCTGTTTCCGCCTGGCGGGAACGGTTCCTGGCGGCCATTGCGACATTGAGGTGTTCACGACCCGCCCCGACACGATTTTCGGGGCGAGCTTCGTTGCCATTTCGCCTGGCCATCCGATCGCCGAGGCCCTGGCAGAAGGACGGCCGGAAGTGGCGGAGTTCATTGCCAAGGCCCAGAGCGGCGGCACCAGTGCGGCCGAGGTCGAGACGGCGGAAAAGCTGGGCTTCGATACCGGGCTGGAGGCAATTCACCCGTTCGACGCCAATTGGCGGCTGCCAGTTTGGATCGCCAATTTCGTGTTGATGGATTACGGCACCGGCGCTCTTTATGGCGTTCCCGGCCACGATGTCCGCGACTTCGAATTCGCCAGCAAATACCGCCTGCCGATCCGCCGGGTCGTCGCCGCGGATGGCGACGGCGCATCGGCACCAATCACCGAGCCGGAGCCCGAGCCGGGAGTGGCGGTCAATTCGCAGTTCCTCGACGGCCTTACCAGCGAGCAGGCCAAGGCCGAAGTCATTCGCCGCGCCGAGACGGCGGGGTGGGGCAAGGGCAAGACGCAATATCGCCTTCGCGACTGGGGCGTGTCGCGCCAGCGCTATTGGGGCACGCCGATCCCGGTGATCCATTGCGACGCCTGCGGCCCGGTCGGCGTCCCGCGCGATCAGCTGCCGGTGGTTCTGCCCGAGGATGTCAGCTTCGACGTGCCCGGAAATCCGCTTGACCGCCACCCAAGCTGGACCAGGGTCGAATGTCCAAGTTGCGGTGCACCGGCGCGGCGCGAAACCGACACGCTCGACACCTTCGTCGATTCCAGCTGGTATTTCATCCGCTTCGCAAGTCAGCCAGAGAACCAGCCGTTCGACCGCGCTGAGGCCGAGAAGTGGTTACCGGTCGGCCAATATATCGGGGGGGTCGAGCATGCGATCCTCCACCTGCTCTATGCCCGCTTCTGGATGCGCGCGCTCGAGCGGATGGGCAAAATCTCGATCAAGGAGCCGTTCAAGGGGCTATTCACACAGGGAATGGTCACCCATGAAACTTATGAGAGCCCCGACGGCCGGTGGCTCAATCCGGATGAGATCGAGATTCGCGAAGGCGGCACTCTGGTCGAGCGCGCTACCGGGGCCGAGGTTCGCCGCGGGCGCGTCGAAAAAATGTCCAAGTCGAAAAAGAATACGGTCGACCCCGAGCCGATCCTCGCCCGTTACGGCGCGGACGCGGTGCGTTGGTTCATGCTGTCGGATTCGCCCCCCGAGCGCGACCTGGAATGGTCGGAGAGCGGGATCGAGGGCGCCGCTCGTTTCGTCCAGCGCGTGTGGCGGCTGATACGGTCCCCGGCCGGCAATGATGGCGAGGACATCGCGCTTGCCAAGAAGTTGCACAGGACGATCGCAGCCGTCGGTGAAGCAATCGAGGGACTTCAATTCAACAAGTCGGTGGCCGCGCTTTACGAGCTCACCAGCGCGATCGAGAAAGCCAAGCCCTCGGCGACTCGTGACGAGGCCATTCGTACCCTGTTGCTGCTGGTCGCTCCGGGTGCCCCCCATTTGGCCGAGGAAGCCTGGGCCACGCGCGGCGAAGACGGCATGATTGCCGACGCGGCCTGGCCAAGCTTCGATCCGGCGATGCTGGTCGATGACGAAGTCACGATCGCCGTGCAGGTTAACGGCAAGCTGCGCGAGACGATGACTGCTCCGCGCGGCATCAGCCGAGAGGATGCCGAGGCTCGCGCCCTCGCCTTGCCGAAGGTTCAATCTCAATTGGGTGGCGGTTCGCCGCGCAAGGTGATTGTGGTTCCCGACCGGCTGGTCAATATCGTCGCATGACCCGCCCAACGTCATACGGCTTCGCCCTGGCCCTGGCGCTTTTACTCGGCGCTTGCGGCCTGCAGCCGATGTATGGCGGCGGCTCGTCGGGTCAGGTCGCGAGCGGGCTCACCACCATCCAGGTCGCGGCAATTCCGGAACGCGCCGGCTGGCTGGTTCGAAACGCCTTGGTCGATCGGCTGGGGGGCGAATCCGGAAATGCATCCTATCGCTTGGAAGTCGAGCTCGACGACAATCTTACTTCGTTCGGCATTCGCGGCGATAGTTCGGCGACCCGTGAGCGGCGCACATTGCGAGCTCGCTACCGGCTGGTCGAATTGAAAACTGGCGAAGTCGTACTTGATGCGACGGCCGGATCCGACGCCGGTATCGATATCGTCAGCTCCGAATATGCCACCGTGGCTGCCGAGCAGACCGCCCAGGAGCGGCTCGCCCAGGTTGTCGCCGACCAGATGGTGTCGCGCCTGGCCTTGTTCATGCGCAGTTCCACCGGGCAATGAAGGCGGTCAGGACCGGCCTCGCCAAGGCGCTCGACCGTCCTGATCCGGCCATTCGCTTCTACCTGTTTCATGGCCCGGACGAGGCTGGTTCGCGGAGCCTTGCCGGGCAATTGCTCAGAGGGCTCGGCAATGCCGACAAATTCGTCGTACTTGGCCAGGTAATTAAGTCCGATCCGGCAACATTGGCCGATGAGGCCGGCGCCATTTCCCTGTTCGGCGGCAAACGGGCCATCTGGGTTGAGCCCGCCGGCGACGAAATCGCTGAGGGTGTGGCGGCGTTGCTCGAAGCGCCCGCTAGCGAAAGTTCGGTGATTGCGGTCGCCGGTTCGCTGCGCAAGACGTCGGCACTGCTCAAGCTGGCGGAAACACATCCCGCGGCCTGGTCGCATATCAGCTATGTGCCGGAAGGCCGCGACCTTGAGCGGATCGTCATCGATCTCGGGCGGGAACAGGGCCTGCGGGTCTCGCCGGATCTTGCCCGGCGGATCGCTTCGGCGGCTGCCGGCAACCAGGCGATAGCATTGCAGGAATTGGCGAAGTTCGCGCTTTATCTTGGGGCCGACACCGACAATGCGCGCGATCTTGATCCGGATACCGTGGACATCCTTGGTGCGGATTCGGCCGAGGCCGATTTGATGCGGATTGGCGATTTGGCGTTGGCCGGGCGGATGGACCTATTGCTCGATGAGCTGGGGCGCCTTCCTCACGGCGGATCGGAAGCGGTGCCGATTCTTCGCGCGCTTCAGCGGCGATTGTTGATGCTGGCGCCGCTGCGCGCCCGGATTGAGCGCGGCGAGCGGGTTGACGCCGTCATGACGTCAATGGGTAAGGCTTTGTTCTGGAAGGACAAACCGTTGATCGAGCGGCTTTTATCCGTGTGGCCGGCGGAGCGGCTGTCGGAGGCGGCCTCGCGTGTCGCGAGTCTCGAGCGACAGATCATGCTTCGACCGTTGGCCGACGAGGCGGCGTTGGGAGAGACTTTGGTTACGCTGGCGCGGGCAGCAAGGCGCTAGATTAAATCGGCTCGCCGGAGAGTCGCTGGCAGATAAGGTCGAGCTGATCGAGGGTGCTGTAGTGGAGCGCGACCGAGCCGCCGCTCTTGCCGTGAGTGACCTTGACCCGAATTCCGAGCAAATCGCTCAATTGACGTTCCAGTGCCGCCAGATCTGCATCGACCGGGCGCAGGGCATTGCGCGCCGAGGCTCTCCCAATATCCGATCCAGCGCCGGGCCTGACCTTCTTGGCGAGATGTTCCGCCTGGCGGACCGACAAGTCCCCTTCAACGATTTCATTGGCCAAGGCTTCAGGGTCCGGAGCGGTCGCGACAGCTCGCGCATGGCCCATGCTGATATCGCCTCTCAACAGCATTAGGCGCACTGAATCGGGAAGTTCCAGCAAGCGGAGCAAATTCGCGACATGGCTGCGCGACTTGCCCACAAGCTTTCCGACGACCTCCTGGCTGTGGCCATAACCGCTGATCAGCCGACGATAGGCCTCGGCCTCTTCAATGGCGTTGAGATTCTCGCGCTGGACATTCTCGATCAGCGCCACTTCGGCCCGCGATTCCTCGTCGAATTCACGAATTAATGCAGGGATTTCATGGAGTTGAGCCCGTTGAGCAGCGCGCCAGCGACGTTCGCCGGCAACCAGCTCATAGCCATCGTCCACCATCCGGACGATTATCGGCTGAAGCACGCCGCGCTCGGCAATCGACGCCGCAAGCTCAGCCATTGCTGCTTCGTCGAAGACCTGCCGCGGCTGCGCGGGGTTCGGCCGGATACGGGCGACTTCGATCGAACGAACGCTGCTTGTTGCCTGCCCGTCCTGCCGAATTGCCGGGACTTCGCCGATCAGCGCGCTAAGACCGCGCCCGAGTCCGGTCGCCTTCTTCATGCCGCCTCCGCCGTGAGCTGTGGCAGTCGAGCTATGATCTCGCGGGCAAGGCGGACATAAGCTTCCGAACCTGGGCAGCGAAGATCGTAGATCAAGGCTGGCAGGCCGTGGCTTGGAGCTTCCGACAAGCGGACGTTGCGCGGCACCACCGTTTCGAACACTGATGTGCCCAGACAGGCCCGGACATCTTCCGCAACCTGGGACGAAAGATTGTTCCGCCGATCGAACATGGTCAGTGCGACGCCGAGGATCGACAGCTGCGGATTATAGGCCAACCTGATTCGCTCCACCGTCTGCAGAAGCTGGCTAAGTCCTTCTAAAGCAAAGAATTCGCATTGAAGCGGGACGAGGAGGTGGCGCGAGGCGACCAGAGCGTTGACGGTCAGCAAACCAAGCGAGGGGGGGCAATCCAACAGGCAAATGTCCCAGCGGCCGGCCGGCACTTCGTCAAACGCCTGGGCCAGGCGGTGGGTCCGATCGTCCATCGCCACCAGCTCCACTTCGGCGCCTGACAGATCGACGGTAGCCGGCAACAAGTCGAGCCTCGGCACCTTGGTCGCCACCGCGGATTCGATAATGCTCGCCTCTCCCAACAGCACGTCATAGGTCGAACGCTCACGGGCGGCGCGGCCGATGCCGAGCCCGGTCGAGGCATTCCCCTGGGGGTCGAGGTCGACCAGCAGGACTTTCCAGCCGATCGCGGCCAATGCCGTCGCCAAATTGATTGCGGTGGTGGTTTTGCCCACCCCACCCTTTTGATTGGCGACCGCAACGCGAATCATCGCTTCCCCCTCGGTTGGATATGTTCGGCAATAATGATTGCCGCTTCGGGATCCGTCCGGCTTGGTTCCAGATGAAACACACCCTGCCATTTCCCTTGAGCCTCATCCAGTTCCGATTTCGCACTTTTCCCCTTTGGGAACAGCCAGCGCGTTTTATCTGTGGACAGATGGCGGGATATCCTGAGCAAAGCGTCGAGCGAGGCCACCGCACGCGCCGTAATCACGTCGAACGAGCCACTGATTCGCTCCGCCTTGGCCAAATGAACGGTGACGCGATGCGATAGGCCGAGCGCCTCGGCGGCACGGTGAAGAAAGTCGGCCCGCAATTTGCGGGGCTCGACCAATGTAATCGGACCTTCGGTCAAAATTGCGACCACGAGGCCCGGAAGCCCTGCCCCCGAGCCGACGTCGAGCCATGATGAGTCGACCCGTGGCGCAAAGCGGACAATCTGGGCGCTGTCGGCGATGTGGCGTCGCCAAATCTCGTCGACGGTGGAGCGGGAAATCAGATTTTGGCGCTGATTTTCCTCGATCAGCAGCTCGACATATCGATCGAGCGATTCGAATGTTTCACGTGGAACGCTGGCACGCAGCTCGTCGGTAAGACAGGCGAGCACCGACGTCCAGCGCTCATTGGGGTCAATCATGCGGCCTGGCGAACCAAAGCGAAATGCAGCGCCGACATGGCCGCCGGCGTGACCCCGGGCACCCGTGATGCCTGGTCAAGATCGGCGGGTCCGGCGGCTTCGAGCCGCTCTCGCATTTCGTTAGATAAACCAGGCACTTGGCTCAAATTGAAACCAGGTGGAATGCCCAGTGCCCGGTCCTTGCTCCGGCTAGCCAATTCACCCTCCAGACGAGCGAGATAGGGGGCGTAGACCGCATCGTCGAGCGCCTCGGTCGCCGCGGCGCCATCAGCCATCAGGGAACGTGCCGCGGCAATTCCATCGCCGCGCCGCGCCCATTCGGCCAGGCTCTTGCGGGCAGGATCGAGCAGGCCCAATTCCATGCCCGAGACCTTCCGTTCGAGGAACGCAACCGCTTGCGTCTTTGCTTCAAGATGCTCCTGCACGAGGGCCGCTTGCCCGCTCGTGAGCGTCCCCAATTCCATTGCCATTGGGCCGAGGCGCGAAACGGCATTATCGGCACGAAGGTGTAGGCGATATTCGGACCGGGCAGTCAGCATCCGGTAAGGTTCGCTCACCCCCTGCAAGGTAAGATCGTCGATCATTACGCCGATATAGCTGTTGCTCCGGTCGAATCGCGCTTCCTGCAAGTCGCGCGCCACCGCGGCAGCGTTGAACCCGGCAACCAGCCCCTGGGCAGCAGCTTCCTCGTAACCGGTCGTGCCGTTGAGCTGGCCGGCGAAGAACAGCCCGCCCACCTCACCATGCTGAAGCATCGGATCGAGGCGGCGCGGATCGGCATATTCATATTCGACCGCATAGCCAGGCTGGACGATATCGCAGCGTTCCAGCCCTTCGACGCTGCGAACCAGGTCGAGTTGAACATCGGCAGGCAAGGACGTTGAAATACCGTTGGGATATATCAGATGATCGGCCAGCCCTTCGGGTTCGAGAAAGATCTGATGGCCGTCGCGATCACCGAAACGATGAACCTTGTCCTCGATCGACGGGCAATAACGTGGGCCCCTGCCTTCGATTGCTCCGGCAAAGAGGGGCGACCGACCGATTCCGGCGCGAATGACGTCATGACTTCGCACATTAGTTCTTGTAATTGCACAACTTAATTGCGGAAGTGGACAATCATTGGGCGCTAGCGCCATTGTCCAGTCGAGGCGATCACTCGGCTGCGCCAGGGTCCGCGTCCAATCGACAGTCCGCCCGTCGAGCCGTGGCGGCGTACCCGTTTTCAGACGCCCCTGTGCAAGCCCAAGTTCCCGGATCTGGCCTCCAAGCGCGGACGCCGACTGCCCGCCTTGCCGGCCGCCTGACCAACGCTCCTCACCGCGGAACATGGTGGCACCAAGAAAGGTGCCGGTGGCCAGGACCACCGTGCGTGCGTCGATCGATGATCCGTCTGCGAGCTCAATCCCCGCAACCGATTTGCCCGAGAGTCGTAGCGCAATCGCTTCACCTTCGATCAGCGCAATGCCGGCCGCGGCGACGGCTTCCGCAACGGCACGACGATAAAGGCTCCGATCAGCCTGTATCCGGGGCCCACGGACGGCACTCCCCTTGCTGGCATTGAGCATCCGGCGATGGATAGCAGCGCGATCAGCGGCGCGGGCCATGATTCCGCCCATCGCGTCAACCTCTCGAACCAGATGCCCCTTGCCCACCCCGCCGATCGATGGGTTGCAACTCATCTGGCCGAGATCGTCGGCACGGAAGGTCAATAGCGCCACGCGCGCACCACGCCGCGCGGCGGCGCAGGCCGCTTCGCATCCGGCGTGGCCGCCACCGATGACCAGAACGTCGAACATCGGATGCCCTTAGCCGATCAGCGTTCCACGTGAAACATTCGTTTGGAGACTGTCCGGGGGACAGTCGAAACCGAATGTCACTTCCCAAGACAGAATCGGCCGAACAGCGTGTCGAGCAAGTCCTCAACGCCGGCACGACCAGATATGCGGTCGATAGCCAACCGGGCCACGCGCAGTTCTTCAGCGATCAGCACCGCATCGTCCAGCTCCCCGGCTCGACACAACGCCGCCTGTGCTTCGCTAAGCAGATCGTGCTGGCGACGATCCAATGCGAGCTCATCGCCCCGTGGAAGCATTGCGCTCGCCCGTCGCAACAACTCCACGGTTAATTGGTCTAATCCCTGCCCCGTGATCGCGGAAACCGGAAGGCCGAGTGCCTCGCTGACGCCCAAATCCGACTTCGCCACCACCTGGATCAGTTCGCGATGATTAGGGGCGTCATGGCTCGACCCCAGCCAAATCAACATGTCGGAACCCTCCGCCTCCTGGCGCGCGCGGCCGATACCGATGTTCTCAACGACATCGGCAGACTCTCTGAGACCGGCCGTATCGACCAACACGAAAGGGGTCCCGGCAATGGCGATAGGGACTTCGATAACGTCGCGCGTTGTCCCTGCGATTGGCGTCACGATCGCCTTTTCGCTCTGCGCTAACGCATTGACAAGACTAGATTTTCCGGCGTTTGGTGGACCCGCTACCGCGACCCTGATCCCATCGCGCAGTGGTTCGACACGAGGCGCTTCGACGAGAAGGGCCATATCATCGGCGAGCATCCTGATTGCCGATCGAAGCTCAACGTCTTCCGCCCCATCCTCCTCATCGGCATAATCAATTGCCACCTCGGCGCGCGCCGCCAGCGCCAGCAAGCGCTCGCGCCAGTCGTCGAGCCTAGCCCGCAAGGCTCCCCCTGCCCGCGCCATCGCCGACCGACGCTGCAGCTCGGTCTCGGCGGCCAGCAGGTCGGCCAGGCCTTCCGCCTCGGTCAGATCGATCCGACCGTTGGCCAATGCACGGCGTGTGAATTCGCCCGGTTCGGCCAACCGCATCCCGGCTTCACCAATCAGCGCATTGATCAAAGCGTCAATCGTCGCCCGGCCGCCATGACATTGATATTCAACGATATCTTCACCGGTCGAGCTGTTCGGACCGTCAAACCGGACAATCAGCGCCTGATCGATCAAGCTGCCATTGGCCGGATCAGCCAGCCGCCGCAGAACCGCGGTTCGGGCGGCCGGCAGTTCGCCCGCGATCCGCTCGGCGGCGGCAAATGCCTGCGGGCCGCTGGTACGGACGACAGCGATCGCCGCGGGCGGACGCCCGCTCGACAGGGCAACGATGGTGTCATTAGCGGTCACGAGGGCTGCCATTGGCGCCGCCCCCGCAAAACCGCAAGCGGCTAGGCGAACAGCCGGCCGATCCCGACCTCAGGGTGGATCCAGCCGTCGTAGATCATCTTGCCGGCGACCCAGACAATCACCACCAACCCGATATAGGCGATCCAGCGATAGCGCTCGATGTAACGGGCGATGATATTGGCCGCGATGCCCATCAAGGCGACCGCGAACACCAGGCCGACGATCAGGATACCGGGGTGGTCGCGGGCCGCGCCAGCCACGGCCAAGACATTGTCG encodes:
- a CDS encoding DUF3576 domain-containing protein gives rise to the protein MIAVGVVLPGCSKNKDLPIELAPSRMTSIGVNSYLWRAAVDTLSFAPLITADSNGGVIVTDWYANPNTPGERVKLTVSIIDQDLRADALRVAASRQVNQGGVWVDAPVSAATVQKLEDIILTRARDLRRTTVSG
- the leuS gene encoding leucine--tRNA ligase, translated to MTDRFDPAVADRRWQQRWAEAGSFHADSDSAKPKAYVLEMFPYPSGRIHMGHVRNYTMGDVLARFRRMQGFEVLHPMGWDAFGMPAENAAMEKKVHPGSWTRANIAAMREQLQRIGFALDWSRELATCEPDYYGHEQALFLDLMDAGLVTRKESEVNWDPVDMTVLANEQVIDGKGWRSGATVERKKLSQWFLKITDFTEELLEGLNELDQWPDKVRLMQQNWIGKSQGLQFCFRLAGTVPGGHCDIEVFTTRPDTIFGASFVAISPGHPIAEALAEGRPEVAEFIAKAQSGGTSAAEVETAEKLGFDTGLEAIHPFDANWRLPVWIANFVLMDYGTGALYGVPGHDVRDFEFASKYRLPIRRVVAADGDGASAPITEPEPEPGVAVNSQFLDGLTSEQAKAEVIRRAETAGWGKGKTQYRLRDWGVSRQRYWGTPIPVIHCDACGPVGVPRDQLPVVLPEDVSFDVPGNPLDRHPSWTRVECPSCGAPARRETDTLDTFVDSSWYFIRFASQPENQPFDRAEAEKWLPVGQYIGGVEHAILHLLYARFWMRALERMGKISIKEPFKGLFTQGMVTHETYESPDGRWLNPDEIEIREGGTLVERATGAEVRRGRVEKMSKSKKNTVDPEPILARYGADAVRWFMLSDSPPERDLEWSESGIEGAARFVQRVWRLIRSPAGNDGEDIALAKKLHRTIAAVGEAIEGLQFNKSVAALYELTSAIEKAKPSATRDEAIRTLLLLVAPGAPHLAEEAWATRGEDGMIADAAWPSFDPAMLVDDEVTIAVQVNGKLRETMTAPRGISREDAEARALALPKVQSQLGGGSPRKVIVVPDRLVNIVA
- the lptE gene encoding LPS assembly lipoprotein LptE, which produces MTRPTSYGFALALALLLGACGLQPMYGGGSSGQVASGLTTIQVAAIPERAGWLVRNALVDRLGGESGNASYRLEVELDDNLTSFGIRGDSSATRERRTLRARYRLVELKTGEVVLDATAGSDAGIDIVSSEYATVAAEQTAQERLAQVVADQMVSRLALFMRSSTGQ
- the holA gene encoding DNA polymerase III subunit delta; its protein translation is MKAVRTGLAKALDRPDPAIRFYLFHGPDEAGSRSLAGQLLRGLGNADKFVVLGQVIKSDPATLADEAGAISLFGGKRAIWVEPAGDEIAEGVAALLEAPASESSVIAVAGSLRKTSALLKLAETHPAAWSHISYVPEGRDLERIVIDLGREQGLRVSPDLARRIASAAAGNQAIALQELAKFALYLGADTDNARDLDPDTVDILGADSAEADLMRIGDLALAGRMDLLLDELGRLPHGGSEAVPILRALQRRLLMLAPLRARIERGERVDAVMTSMGKALFWKDKPLIERLLSVWPAERLSEAASRVASLERQIMLRPLADEAALGETLVTLARAARR
- a CDS encoding ParB/RepB/Spo0J family partition protein codes for the protein MKKATGLGRGLSALIGEVPAIRQDGQATSSVRSIEVARIRPNPAQPRQVFDEAAMAELAASIAERGVLQPIIVRMVDDGYELVAGERRWRAAQRAQLHEIPALIREFDEESRAEVALIENVQRENLNAIEEAEAYRRLISGYGHSQEVVGKLVGKSRSHVANLLRLLELPDSVRLMLLRGDISMGHARAVATAPDPEALANEIVEGDLSVRQAEHLAKKVRPGAGSDIGRASARNALRPVDADLAALERQLSDLLGIRVKVTHGKSGGSVALHYSTLDQLDLICQRLSGEPI
- a CDS encoding ParA family protein, whose product is MIRVAVANQKGGVGKTTTAINLATALAAIGWKVLLVDLDPQGNASTGLGIGRAARERSTYDVLLGEASIIESAVATKVPRLDLLPATVDLSGAEVELVAMDDRTHRLAQAFDEVPAGRWDICLLDCPPSLGLLTVNALVASRHLLVPLQCEFFALEGLSQLLQTVERIRLAYNPQLSILGVALTMFDRRNNLSSQVAEDVRACLGTSVFETVVPRNVRLSEAPSHGLPALIYDLRCPGSEAYVRLAREIIARLPQLTAEAA
- the rsmG gene encoding 16S rRNA (guanine(527)-N(7))-methyltransferase RsmG, with the protein product MIDPNERWTSVLACLTDELRASVPRETFESLDRYVELLIEENQRQNLISRSTVDEIWRRHIADSAQIVRFAPRVDSSWLDVGSGAGLPGLVVAILTEGPITLVEPRKLRADFLHRAAEALGLSHRVTVHLAKAERISGSFDVITARAVASLDALLRISRHLSTDKTRWLFPKGKSAKSELDEAQGKWQGVFHLEPSRTDPEAAIIIAEHIQPRGKR
- the mnmG gene encoding tRNA uridine-5-carboxymethylaminomethyl(34) synthesis enzyme MnmG, which gives rise to MFDVLVIGGGHAGCEAACAAARRGARVALLTFRADDLGQMSCNPSIGGVGKGHLVREVDAMGGIMARAADRAAIHRRMLNASKGSAVRGPRIQADRSLYRRAVAEAVAAAGIALIEGEAIALRLSGKSVAGIELADGSSIDARTVVLATGTFLGATMFRGEERWSGGRQGGQSASALGGQIRELGLAQGRLKTGTPPRLDGRTVDWTRTLAQPSDRLDWTMALAPNDCPLPQLSCAITRTNVRSHDVIRAGIGRSPLFAGAIEGRGPRYCPSIEDKVHRFGDRDGHQIFLEPEGLADHLIYPNGISTSLPADVQLDLVRSVEGLERCDIVQPGYAVEYEYADPRRLDPMLQHGEVGGLFFAGQLNGTTGYEEAAAQGLVAGFNAAAVARDLQEARFDRSNSYIGVMIDDLTLQGVSEPYRMLTARSEYRLHLRADNAVSRLGPMAMELGTLTSGQAALVQEHLEAKTQAVAFLERKVSGMELGLLDPARKSLAEWARRGDGIAAARSLMADGAAATEALDDAVYAPYLARLEGELASRSKDRALGIPPGFNLSQVPGLSNEMRERLEAAGPADLDQASRVPGVTPAAMSALHFALVRQAA
- the mnmE gene encoding tRNA uridine-5-carboxymethylaminomethyl(34) synthesis GTPase MnmE, translating into MAALVTANDTIVALSSGRPPAAIAVVRTSGPQAFAAAERIAGELPAARTAVLRRLADPANGSLIDQALIVRFDGPNSSTGEDIVEYQCHGGRATIDALINALIGEAGMRLAEPGEFTRRALANGRIDLTEAEGLADLLAAETELQRRSAMARAGGALRARLDDWRERLLALAARAEVAIDYADEEDGAEDVELRSAIRMLADDMALLVEAPRVEPLRDGIRVAVAGPPNAGKSSLVNALAQSEKAIVTPIAGTTRDVIEVPIAIAGTPFVLVDTAGLRESADVVENIGIGRARQEAEGSDMLIWLGSSHDAPNHRELIQVVAKSDLGVSEALGLPVSAITGQGLDQLTVELLRRASAMLPRGDELALDRRQHDLLSEAQAALCRAGELDDAVLIAEELRVARLAIDRISGRAGVEDLLDTLFGRFCLGK